In a single window of the Streptomyces sp. NBC_00285 genome:
- a CDS encoding S53 family peptidase — protein MRTDIPHTHLRRRRIGSALAATTALVLAGFGTAVHADATTSSKVTWAATPCATPKKTGELACNSLRVTGGTTAFQKARGITPKAADAATPSGYGPTELRSAYGLTSASANNGSGQTIAIVDAYNDPNAEADLAKYRSYYGLSACTTANGCFKKVSQTGSTTSLPTSDSGWAEEISLDLDMVSAIAPNAKILLVEATSATMANLGKSVNEAVTLGAKFVSNSYGGSESSSDTSYDSSYFNHPGVAITVSAGDADYGAEYPAASKYVTSVGGTALSTSSNSRGWTESVWKTSSTEGTGSGCSAYDAKPTWQTDTGCTKRMIADVSAVADPATGVSVYDSYGVTAGWYTFGGTSASSPIIAGVYALAGTPGSSTYPAQDPYKAAGTSALNDVTSGNNGSCTTSYFCTATSGYDGPTGWGTPEGLSAFTG, from the coding sequence TTGCGTACCGACATCCCCCACACCCACCTGAGACGGCGCCGCATCGGATCCGCCCTGGCCGCCACCACCGCCCTCGTCCTGGCCGGCTTCGGCACCGCCGTCCACGCGGACGCGACGACCTCGTCCAAGGTCACCTGGGCCGCGACCCCCTGCGCCACCCCCAAGAAGACCGGCGAGCTCGCCTGCAACTCCCTGCGCGTCACGGGCGGCACCACCGCCTTCCAGAAGGCCAGGGGCATCACCCCCAAGGCCGCCGACGCCGCCACCCCCTCCGGATACGGCCCCACCGAACTCCGGTCCGCCTACGGCCTGACCTCCGCGTCCGCCAACAACGGCTCCGGCCAGACGATCGCCATCGTCGACGCGTACAACGACCCCAACGCCGAGGCCGACCTCGCCAAGTACCGCTCGTACTACGGACTCTCCGCCTGCACCACCGCCAACGGCTGCTTCAAGAAGGTCTCCCAGACCGGCTCCACGACCTCCCTGCCCACCAGCGACTCCGGCTGGGCCGAGGAGATCTCCCTCGACCTCGACATGGTCTCCGCCATCGCCCCGAACGCCAAGATTCTGCTGGTCGAGGCGACTTCGGCCACCATGGCCAACCTCGGCAAGTCGGTGAACGAGGCCGTCACCCTGGGCGCCAAGTTCGTCTCCAACTCCTACGGCGGCTCCGAGTCCTCCTCGGACACCTCCTACGACTCCTCGTACTTCAACCACCCCGGCGTCGCCATCACCGTCAGCGCGGGCGACGCGGACTACGGCGCCGAGTACCCCGCCGCCTCCAAGTACGTGACCTCGGTGGGCGGCACCGCGCTCTCCACGTCCTCCAACAGCCGCGGCTGGACCGAGAGCGTCTGGAAGACCAGCTCCACCGAGGGCACCGGCTCCGGCTGCTCCGCCTACGACGCCAAGCCCACCTGGCAGACCGACACCGGCTGCACCAAGCGCATGATCGCCGACGTCTCCGCTGTCGCCGACCCCGCCACCGGCGTCTCTGTCTACGACTCCTACGGCGTCACCGCCGGCTGGTACACCTTCGGCGGCACCAGCGCCTCGTCCCCGATCATCGCCGGCGTCTACGCCCTCGCGGGCACCCCGGGCAGCAGCACCTACCCGGCCCAGGACCCCTACAAGGCGGCCGGCACCTCCGCCCTCAACGACGTCACCTCGGGCAACAACGGCTCCTGCACCACCAGCTACTTCTGCACCGCCACGTCCGGCTACGACGGCCCCACCGGCTGGGGCACCCCGGAGGGACTGAGCGCCTTCACGGGCTGA
- a CDS encoding S53 family peptidase, with product MRTSTPNTPHISGRWRRIGSAAAATGALLIAGLGTAAHASADTSHKVSSKVIAAAVAKAHVTYESACGSTPKKGFAACNALRVTGGTTAFMEKQAVTKGVSPATVKPDAAAATPTGYGPTDLRSAYGLTSASANNGSGQTIAIVDAYDDPNAAADLATYRSYYGLPACTVASGCFKKVGQTGSTTSLPTADSGWAGEISLDLDMVSAIAPNAKILLVEATSSSMANLGKSVNEAVTLGAKFVSNSYGGSESSSDTSYDSSYFNHPGVAITVSAGDEAYGAEYPAASKYVTAVGGTALKTSSTTRGWTETVWNTSSTEGTGSGCSAYDAKPTWQTDTGCTKRMIADVSAVADPATGVSVYDSYGADGTGWNTYGGTSASSPIIASVYALAGTPGSSTYPAQDPYKNTAALNDVTSGSNGSCTTSYFCTAGSGYDGPTGLGTPQGLAAFTG from the coding sequence TTGCGTACGTCCACCCCCAACACCCCCCACATATCCGGCAGATGGCGCCGTATCGGCTCCGCCGCAGCAGCCACCGGCGCGCTCCTGATCGCCGGCCTCGGCACCGCGGCACACGCCAGCGCGGACACCTCCCACAAGGTGAGCAGCAAGGTGATCGCCGCCGCCGTCGCCAAGGCACACGTGACGTACGAGAGCGCGTGTGGCTCCACCCCCAAGAAGGGCTTCGCCGCCTGCAACGCCCTGCGCGTCACCGGCGGCACCACCGCGTTCATGGAGAAGCAGGCCGTGACGAAGGGCGTGTCCCCCGCGACCGTCAAGCCCGACGCCGCTGCCGCCACCCCGACCGGTTACGGCCCCACCGACCTGCGGTCCGCCTACGGCCTGACCTCCGCGTCCGCCAACAACGGCTCCGGCCAGACGATCGCCATCGTCGACGCCTACGACGACCCCAACGCCGCGGCGGACCTGGCCACCTACCGCTCGTACTACGGCCTGCCCGCGTGCACCGTCGCCAGCGGCTGCTTCAAGAAGGTCGGCCAGACCGGCTCCACGACCTCCCTTCCCACCGCCGACAGCGGCTGGGCCGGTGAGATCTCCCTCGACCTCGACATGGTCTCCGCGATCGCCCCGAACGCCAAGATCCTGCTGGTCGAGGCGACTTCGTCGAGCATGGCCAACCTGGGCAAGTCGGTGAACGAGGCCGTCACCCTGGGCGCCAAGTTCGTCTCCAACTCCTACGGCGGCTCCGAGTCCTCCTCGGACACCTCCTACGACTCCTCGTACTTCAACCACCCCGGCGTCGCCATCACCGTCTCCGCCGGCGACGAGGCCTACGGCGCCGAGTACCCGGCCGCCTCCAAGTACGTGACCGCCGTCGGCGGCACCGCCCTGAAGACCTCCTCCACCACCCGCGGCTGGACCGAGACCGTCTGGAACACCAGCTCCACCGAGGGCACCGGCTCCGGCTGCTCCGCCTACGACGCCAAGCCCACCTGGCAGACCGACACCGGCTGCACCAAGCGCATGATCGCCGACGTCTCCGCCGTCGCCGACCCCGCCACCGGCGTCTCCGTCTACGACTCCTACGGCGCCGACGGCACGGGCTGGAACACCTACGGCGGCACCAGCGCCTCCTCGCCCATCATCGCGTCGGTGTACGCCCTCGCGGGCACCCCGGGCAGCAGCACCTACCCGGCCCAGGACCCCTACAAGAACACCGCCGCCCTCAACGACGTGACCTCCGGCAGCAACGGCTCCTGCACCACGAGCTACTTCTGCACCGCCGGGTCGGGCTACGACGGCCCGACCGGTCTGGGCACGCCGCAAGGTCTGGCCGCCTTCACCGGCTGA
- a CDS encoding trypsin-like serine peptidase gives MLSSVKCTPRIALHAAIVLLTLTSASEAVAADGAGPFGVTTVAAATSQSARVGALFDGSHHYCTASVVHSPHRDLLITAAHCLGGNRVDIVFVPGYRDGRAPYGKWKVGKRYLPAGWSQGYDEDSDVAFATVEGAVQDVVGGNRMVTRTATGATAVTVTGYPSSSDAPISCTNKPTAHSSTQQRIECPRFTGGTSGSPWVNGDGQVVGVLGGHEQGGATADVSYSVALGDEAAALYRRAVC, from the coding sequence ATGCTGTCTTCCGTGAAGTGCACGCCACGTATCGCTCTCCACGCCGCCATCGTGCTGCTCACCCTGACCTCGGCCTCCGAGGCGGTCGCCGCCGACGGAGCGGGGCCCTTCGGGGTGACGACGGTCGCCGCGGCCACCTCGCAGAGCGCCCGGGTGGGCGCCCTTTTCGACGGCAGCCACCACTACTGCACCGCCTCCGTCGTCCACAGCCCGCACCGGGACCTCCTCATCACCGCAGCGCACTGTCTCGGCGGCAACCGCGTCGACATCGTGTTCGTTCCCGGGTACCGGGACGGCAGGGCGCCCTACGGGAAATGGAAGGTGGGCAAGCGGTATCTGCCCGCGGGGTGGTCCCAGGGGTACGACGAGGACAGTGACGTCGCCTTCGCCACCGTCGAGGGGGCGGTCCAGGACGTCGTCGGCGGAAACCGGATGGTGACGCGTACGGCCACCGGGGCCACCGCCGTCACCGTCACCGGGTACCCCTCCTCCTCGGACGCGCCGATCAGCTGCACCAACAAGCCGACCGCGCACAGCAGTACGCAGCAGCGGATCGAGTGCCCGCGGTTCACGGGAGGCACCAGCGGCAGTCCCTGGGTGAACGGGGACGGGCAGGTCGTGGGGGTGCTGGGCGGGCACGAGCAGGGCGGGGCGACGGCCGACGTGTCGTACAGCGTGGCCCTCGGCGACGAGGCCGCCGCGCTCTACCGGCGCGCGGTCTGCTGA
- a CDS encoding phosphatase PAP2 family protein, whose amino-acid sequence MAVLAESGSNPDVDLLYDINGLAKDAPHWFDRVMEYVGEYGILLGMALLVIWCWWSVRRRGGEDAAPSVAALVWAPLAASIAVLVNVPIRGFVERPRPFRTHEGIEVLVSGKTDYSFVSDHATITMALAVGLFVAHRKFGLFGIALALLEGFCRVYMGVHYPTDVIGGFALGTAVALLLSPLAMALLTPVMRAVEGSARGAWLIRARGSEREAAVIPGARTEAAASERDLAA is encoded by the coding sequence ATGGCTGTTCTCGCCGAATCCGGGTCGAACCCCGACGTCGACCTGCTCTACGACATCAACGGCCTGGCCAAGGACGCCCCGCACTGGTTCGACCGGGTCATGGAGTACGTCGGGGAGTACGGGATCCTGCTTGGCATGGCCCTGCTCGTCATCTGGTGCTGGTGGTCCGTGCGCCGGCGTGGGGGCGAGGACGCGGCCCCTTCCGTGGCCGCGCTGGTGTGGGCGCCGTTGGCCGCCTCGATCGCCGTGCTCGTCAACGTGCCCATAAGGGGTTTCGTCGAGCGGCCCCGGCCGTTCCGGACCCATGAGGGCATCGAGGTGCTGGTCTCCGGGAAGACCGACTACTCCTTTGTGAGCGACCACGCGACGATCACCATGGCGCTGGCGGTCGGACTGTTCGTCGCCCACCGGAAGTTCGGGCTCTTCGGTATCGCGCTGGCGCTGCTCGAAGGGTTCTGCCGGGTGTACATGGGTGTGCACTATCCGACGGACGTCATCGGCGGGTTCGCGCTCGGAACGGCGGTCGCCCTGCTGCTGTCGCCGCTCGCGATGGCCCTTCTCACGCCGGTGATGAGGGCGGTCGAGGGGTCGGCGAGGGGAGCGTGGCTCATCCGCGCGAGAGGGTCCGAGCGGGAGGCCGCGGTGATTCCCGGGGCCCGGACAGAGGCCGCGGCCTCCGAGCGGGACCTCGCCGCGTAG
- a CDS encoding TetR/AcrR family transcriptional regulator — translation MPPAKNTTPPVTSERAEKPGNRPYHHGDLRSALLASAEHTLREKGAGSLSLRELARDTGVSHAAPGRHFKDKQALLDALALVGYDRMAQSLEAADDPALPLRPRLTALARAYLGFALDNAALLELMYARKHEPGASAQMAAAIDRTIGSLERAVAFAQQHGEIVDGTPEHLTLVVGSALHGLASFAANGTVPPDAAMDSVPELVHHLLDGLRPR, via the coding sequence ATGCCACCAGCGAAAAACACCACGCCGCCAGTGACATCCGAGCGGGCCGAGAAGCCCGGGAACCGCCCCTACCACCACGGAGACCTCCGCTCCGCCCTCCTCGCGAGCGCCGAGCACACCCTTCGGGAGAAGGGCGCCGGGTCGCTGTCCCTGCGCGAACTCGCCCGCGACACCGGCGTCAGCCATGCCGCGCCGGGACGGCACTTCAAGGACAAGCAGGCCCTGCTCGACGCCCTCGCCCTGGTCGGCTACGACCGCATGGCGCAGTCCCTGGAGGCCGCCGACGACCCGGCCCTCCCCCTCCGGCCCCGGCTGACCGCCCTCGCCCGGGCCTACCTCGGCTTCGCCCTCGACAACGCCGCACTGCTGGAGCTGATGTACGCCCGCAAGCACGAGCCCGGCGCCTCCGCGCAGATGGCCGCCGCGATCGACCGGACGATCGGCTCGCTGGAGCGGGCCGTCGCCTTCGCCCAGCAGCACGGCGAGATCGTCGACGGCACCCCCGAGCACCTCACGCTCGTCGTGGGCTCCGCCCTCCACGGCCTCGCCTCCTTCGCGGCCAACGGCACGGTCCCGCCCGACGCGGCCATGGACTCGGTGCCGGAACTGGTCCATCACCTGCTGGACGGACTCCGGCCCCGCTGA
- a CDS encoding C40 family peptidase — protein MTVRKAWLVAGAALGAGLSFVMLLVVGVYVVAGNLANGVGGASKALAKGAVPAVYQELVQKWGNLCPAINPALLAAQLYQESGFNPRAQSAAAAQGIAQFIPGTWATHGIDGDGDGDKDVWDPNDAIPSAASYDCQLASYVKAVPGNITHNMLASYNAGAYAVIKYGGVPPYRETQNYVKTITTLEESFAAPTTRVDPSKQAAGAIYYAQKKLGTPYLWGGTGTTEQGGRFDCSGLTQAAYDSVGITLPRVANDQYNAGPHPARSELLPGDLVFFSHDPTNSRAIHHVGIYVGGGYMIDAPRTGAVIRFDPIDGADYFGATRVTEDGAKALPTTV, from the coding sequence TTGACGGTGCGTAAGGCGTGGCTCGTGGCGGGCGCCGCTCTCGGAGCGGGGCTCAGCTTCGTGATGCTCCTCGTCGTGGGGGTCTACGTCGTCGCCGGCAACCTCGCGAACGGAGTGGGCGGGGCGTCGAAAGCCCTGGCCAAGGGCGCCGTTCCGGCCGTGTACCAGGAGCTCGTGCAGAAGTGGGGCAACCTCTGCCCCGCGATCAACCCGGCGCTGCTCGCCGCCCAGCTCTACCAGGAGAGCGGGTTCAACCCGAGGGCGCAGAGTGCCGCGGCGGCGCAGGGAATAGCGCAGTTCATCCCGGGGACCTGGGCCACGCACGGGATCGACGGGGACGGGGACGGCGACAAGGACGTCTGGGATCCCAACGACGCGATTCCTTCGGCGGCTTCGTACGACTGCCAGCTCGCGTCCTATGTGAAGGCCGTTCCCGGGAACATCACCCACAACATGCTCGCCTCGTACAACGCGGGCGCCTACGCGGTCATCAAGTACGGGGGCGTACCGCCGTACAGGGAAACCCAGAACTACGTGAAGACCATCACGACTCTGGAGGAGAGCTTCGCCGCGCCGACGACCCGTGTCGATCCCTCCAAGCAGGCCGCCGGAGCCATCTACTACGCGCAGAAGAAACTCGGGACGCCCTATCTGTGGGGCGGCACCGGTACGACCGAACAGGGCGGGCGCTTCGACTGCTCGGGGCTGACGCAGGCCGCCTACGACAGCGTGGGCATCACACTTCCCCGCGTCGCCAACGATCAGTACAACGCGGGCCCCCATCCGGCCAGAAGTGAACTGCTGCCGGGCGATCTGGTGTTCTTCTCCCATGACCCCACCAACTCGCGCGCCATCCACCATGTAGGGATTTATGTGGGCGGCGGATACATGATCGACGCCCCGAGAACAGGTGCTGTGATCCGGTTCGACCCGATCGACGGCGCGGATTACTTCGGCGCCACACGAGTCACCGAAGATGGCGCGAAAGCATTGCCCACCACGGTGTGA
- a CDS encoding oxidoreductase: MATDAQQKWNATSLPDLTGRTAVVTGANSGIGFTAADALARAGAHVVFAVRDVERGGAAAARVQGSTEVRRLDLADLTSVREFAAGWDRPLDLLINNAGVMMIPEQRTRDGFEMQFGTNHLGHFALTNLLLPYLTDRVVTVASGAHRWGDQRIDFDDLDRSSGYDPRGVYGQSKLANLLFVLELQRRLVESGSPVRALAAHPGYAATNLQSHASSAAARVFMKFGNRFLAQDDRAGALPTLYAATQDLPGASYVGPDGLGEMRGAPTLVGRSAAASDPAVARRLWTASEELTGARFPQDVGTRG; this comes from the coding sequence ATGGCTACTGACGCACAGCAGAAGTGGAACGCGACGTCCCTCCCCGACCTCACCGGCCGCACCGCGGTGGTCACGGGAGCCAACAGCGGGATCGGCTTCACGGCCGCGGACGCGCTGGCCCGGGCGGGGGCGCACGTGGTGTTCGCCGTACGGGACGTCGAGCGCGGCGGCGCGGCGGCGGCCCGGGTGCAGGGCAGCACGGAGGTGCGCCGGCTGGACCTGGCGGACCTGACGTCCGTGCGGGAGTTCGCGGCCGGCTGGGACCGCCCGCTGGACCTGCTGATCAACAACGCGGGCGTCATGATGATCCCGGAGCAGCGGACGCGGGACGGCTTCGAGATGCAGTTCGGCACGAACCACCTGGGCCACTTCGCGCTGACCAACCTGCTGCTGCCGTACCTCACGGACCGGGTCGTGACGGTGGCCTCGGGCGCGCACCGCTGGGGCGACCAGCGCATCGATTTCGACGACCTGGACCGGAGCTCGGGTTACGACCCGAGGGGCGTGTACGGCCAGTCCAAGCTGGCGAACCTGCTGTTCGTGCTGGAACTCCAGCGCCGTCTCGTGGAGTCGGGCTCCCCGGTCCGCGCCCTGGCCGCCCACCCCGGGTACGCGGCGACCAACCTCCAGAGCCACGCGTCCAGTGCGGCGGCCCGCGTGTTCATGAAGTTCGGCAACAGGTTCCTGGCCCAGGACGACCGGGCGGGCGCGCTGCCCACGCTGTACGCGGCGACGCAGGATCTGCCCGGGGCCAGTTACGTGGGCCCGGACGGGCTCGGCGAGATGCGGGGGGCACCGACTCTGGTGGGCCGGAGCGCGGCCGCGAGCGACCCGGCCGTCGCCCGGCGTCTGTGGACGGCGTCGGAGGAGCTCACGGGGGCGCGTTTCCCCCAGGACGTGGGGACGCGCGGCTGA
- a CDS encoding FAD-binding oxidoreductase, whose product MQRRTFIGGGAAAIAAVATAACDGGGTAETAQSTLGRSLSASSRTRASSANWAALGRGLDGTLVRPGDADWSTARKLYNTRFDSLKPAAVAYVANTDDIRTTLAYARAHGVQVAIRNGGHSYAGWSSGNNRLIVDVSELNRVRASGGTAVVGAGAKLIDVYRALTAKGVTIPAGSCPTVGVSGLTLGGGHGVASRAYGLTCDSLTRATIVTADGKELVADASTNKDLFWALRGAGNGNFGVVTELHFRTHPAPQGVTAYATWPWSKAAAVLKAWQEWGPAQPDEIWSSCHLENGGSPSVAVAAFSMGTYGELQNALDRLADRIGSPARSVTLRRHSYESAMEAYAGCSSFSTDAKCHLPGSTPGRNPQGALGRETYAAHSDFFDRSLSAAGIQTLVKQIASVRGGSGSIALTALGGAVNRVSPTATAFVHRRSRMLAQYIASWKAGTTGTTAQSWLTGAHDAMKPYASGAAYQNYTDPTLKNWRAAYYGDAATKLAKLKRQYDPQGFFTYPQSL is encoded by the coding sequence ATGCAACGGCGTACGTTCATAGGAGGCGGCGCGGCCGCGATCGCCGCGGTGGCCACGGCCGCGTGCGACGGCGGGGGCACCGCGGAGACCGCGCAGAGCACCCTCGGCAGGTCTCTGTCCGCATCCTCCCGCACGCGCGCGAGCTCGGCGAACTGGGCCGCTCTCGGCCGCGGCCTGGACGGCACCCTGGTCCGCCCCGGCGACGCCGACTGGTCGACGGCCCGCAAGCTCTACAACACCCGCTTCGACTCGCTGAAGCCCGCGGCGGTCGCGTACGTGGCGAACACGGACGACATCCGCACCACGCTCGCCTACGCCCGCGCCCACGGCGTCCAGGTGGCGATCCGCAACGGCGGCCACTCCTATGCCGGCTGGTCCTCGGGAAACAACCGGCTGATCGTCGATGTCTCCGAGCTGAACCGCGTGCGCGCCTCCGGCGGCACCGCGGTGGTCGGCGCCGGCGCCAAACTGATCGACGTCTACCGGGCCCTCACCGCCAAGGGCGTGACGATCCCGGCGGGCTCCTGCCCTACGGTCGGAGTCTCCGGCCTCACCCTCGGCGGCGGCCACGGCGTGGCCTCCCGGGCCTACGGCCTCACCTGCGACAGCCTCACCCGGGCGACGATCGTCACGGCCGACGGCAAGGAACTGGTCGCCGACGCGTCCACCAACAAGGACCTCTTCTGGGCGCTGCGCGGCGCCGGCAACGGCAACTTCGGTGTGGTGACCGAACTGCACTTCAGGACCCACCCGGCCCCGCAGGGCGTGACCGCCTACGCGACCTGGCCGTGGTCGAAGGCCGCCGCCGTGCTGAAGGCATGGCAGGAGTGGGGCCCCGCCCAGCCCGACGAGATCTGGTCCTCCTGCCACCTGGAGAACGGCGGCTCCCCCTCCGTGGCGGTCGCGGCGTTCTCCATGGGCACCTACGGCGAGCTCCAGAACGCCCTGGACCGCCTGGCCGACCGGATCGGCTCACCGGCCCGCAGCGTGACGCTCAGGCGGCACTCCTACGAGAGCGCCATGGAGGCGTACGCGGGCTGCTCGTCCTTCTCCACGGACGCCAAGTGCCACCTGCCCGGCTCCACCCCGGGCCGCAACCCGCAGGGCGCCCTCGGCCGCGAGACCTACGCGGCGCACTCGGACTTCTTCGACCGCTCGCTCTCGGCGGCCGGCATCCAGACCCTTGTGAAGCAGATCGCCTCGGTCCGGGGCGGCTCGGGCAGCATCGCGCTCACGGCCCTCGGCGGCGCGGTCAACCGCGTCTCCCCCACCGCGACGGCCTTCGTCCACCGCCGCTCCCGCATGCTGGCCCAGTACATCGCGTCCTGGAAGGCGGGAACCACGGGCACGACGGCCCAGTCCTGGCTGACGGGAGCACACGACGCGATGAAGCCGTACGCCTCGGGCGCGGCCTACCAGAACTACACGGACCCGACGCTGAAGAACTGGCGCGCGGCGTACTACGGCGACGCGGCGACGAAGCTGGCCAAGCTGAAGCGGCAGTACGACCCGCAGGGGTTCTTCACGTACCCGCAGTCGCTGTAG